Proteins co-encoded in one Selenihalanaerobacter shriftii genomic window:
- a CDS encoding MetS family NSS transporter small subunit, which yields MSISAWMMLIFAIVVLFGGLGICLNIAIKN from the coding sequence ATGTCTATTAGTGCATGGATGATGCTCATTTTTGCAATAGTTGTTTTATTTGGAGGATTAGGCATTTGTTTAAATATAGCTATAAAAAATTAA
- a CDS encoding sodium-dependent transporter: MADSTENTEWGSRLGFILAAIGSAVGLGNIWRFSYMVYDNGGGAFLIPYFFALLTAGIPLLILEFGFGHKMRGSAPFSFAKMSEKWEWLGWWPSLVSFVITTYYAAIIGWSLNYIVYSFGTIWGQDPESFFYNSHLQLTEGISEIGGINLTILLGVIAVWLINYFILYKGVQEGIEKASKIFMPLLAVFMLIITVRGVTLPGALAGVNKFLEPDFSALLNVKVWLAAYGQIFFTLSVGFAIMITYSSYLPKDSDIVNNAFITALANCGFSFIVGIGSFGILGYMAAQTGQPISEVVAQSIGLAFIAFPKAISLLPAFQSLFAIIFFLGLTIAGFSSSLSLIEAFVASVRDKFDIERKKAVTYVCLAGLLGSLIFTTGAGLYFLDIVDHFVNQFGIALIGLVECIVLGWYYKSSRIRNYVNPLSDFPIGNWWEIMIKFVTPIILGVMFIQNTILELSKPYGGYDIGSLIKYGWAVAALLLIIGIILSFLPWKGQKSEELLNPEEVK, from the coding sequence GTGGCAGACAGCACTGAGAATACAGAATGGGGATCAAGGTTAGGGTTTATTCTAGCAGCTATAGGTTCAGCTGTAGGATTAGGTAATATATGGCGATTTAGCTATATGGTTTATGATAATGGAGGAGGAGCATTCTTAATTCCCTACTTCTTTGCTTTATTAACGGCAGGGATTCCTTTATTAATTTTAGAGTTTGGTTTTGGCCATAAAATGAGAGGATCGGCACCATTTTCATTTGCAAAGATGAGTGAAAAATGGGAATGGTTAGGTTGGTGGCCGTCTTTAGTTTCGTTTGTAATAACAACGTATTATGCAGCTATTATTGGTTGGAGTTTAAATTATATTGTTTACTCTTTTGGTACGATTTGGGGTCAAGATCCAGAGAGTTTTTTCTATAATAGTCATTTGCAATTAACAGAGGGTATTTCAGAAATAGGTGGCATTAATTTAACGATTTTATTGGGAGTAATAGCAGTTTGGTTGATTAATTATTTTATTTTATATAAAGGGGTACAAGAAGGGATTGAAAAGGCATCAAAAATATTCATGCCTTTATTAGCAGTATTTATGTTAATTATCACAGTTAGAGGTGTTACTTTACCTGGTGCTTTAGCTGGTGTTAATAAGTTTTTGGAACCTGATTTCAGTGCTTTATTAAATGTTAAGGTTTGGTTGGCAGCTTATGGACAGATTTTCTTTACTTTAAGTGTTGGTTTTGCGATTATGATTACCTATTCTAGTTATTTGCCGAAGGATTCAGATATAGTGAATAATGCTTTTATTACAGCTTTAGCTAATTGTGGTTTTAGTTTTATTGTAGGAATTGGTTCATTTGGTATTTTAGGCTATATGGCAGCTCAGACTGGGCAGCCTATTTCCGAAGTAGTAGCTCAGAGTATAGGTCTGGCTTTTATAGCTTTTCCTAAGGCAATTAGTTTACTACCAGCATTCCAAAGCTTGTTTGCTATTATATTCTTCTTAGGTTTAACGATTGCAGGTTTTTCTTCTAGCTTATCTTTAATTGAGGCTTTTGTGGCATCAGTTAGGGATAAATTCGATATTGAAAGAAAGAAAGCCGTTACCTATGTCTGTTTAGCAGGTTTACTAGGTAGTTTAATTTTCACTACTGGAGCTGGATTATACTTTTTAGATATTGTAGATCATTTTGTTAATCAATTTGGAATTGCTTTAATTGGATTAGTTGAATGTATAGTTTTAGGTTGGTACTATAAGTCAAGTAGGATTCGAAATTATGTTAATCCATTATCTGATTTTCCAATCGGTAATTGGTGGGAGATAATGATTAAATTTGTGACTCCAATAATTTTAGGCGTTATGTTCATTCAGAATACAATTTTAGAATTATCAAAACCTTATGGTGGTTACGATATAGGGTCTTTAATTAAGTATGGTTGGGCAGTAGCTGCTTTACTATTAATCATAGGAATTATTTTAAGTTTTCTACCTTGGAAAGGGCAGAAATCAGAAGAACTTCTAAATCCTGAGGAGGTAAAGTAA